In Pelomicrobium methylotrophicum, the genomic window AACTGTCCGCTACTGACTGCTGCGCGGGGTCCGCGCCATGATCGAGGATATGCACTTCCACGACACCCGGCACGAAGCCATCACGCGGCTCGCCAAGAAGATCGACGTCCTCGACCTCGCGCGCATGGTCGGCCACAAGGACCTGCGCCAGCTCATGGTCTACTACAACGCCTCGGCCTCGGAGATCGCGGAACGAATCGGATAGGAGGCGCCGCGGGCCGATTCCTCGCGAAGCGATACCATATTTGGTATCATGCCCCCATGACGAAGCGCGAGAAGCTCCTCGCCGCCATCCGCAGCCATCCGAAGGCGGTTCGGTTCGAGGACGCATGCAAGGCGGCGGAGGCGATCGGCCCCGTCAGGGCGGGCGGCAAGGGCTCCCATATGGTCTACGCCCGAGCGGGGGAGCCGGTGATCCTGAACTTTCAGAATCGCAACGGTTACATCCCCCCGTACCAGGCCCGCCGGCTGATCGAAATGCTCGACAAGTACGAGGGCTGACCATGGCGCGTTACCCGATCGAGGTTTTCTGGAGCGACGAGGACGAAGGCTATATCGCCATCGCTCCCGACCTGCCCGGCGCCTCGGCGTGGGGCAGGACCGAGGCGGAGGCGATCCAGGAACTCCACACGGTCATTGACCTGTGGATCAAGGCGGCGAACAAGGCAGGCAATCTCATCCCGAAGCCGAGCAACCCGGCCGATCTGAGCTACAGTGGCAAGTTTCCCATGCGCGTGCCAGAAAGCTCCATGCCGGGCCCGCACGCGCGGCCAGGGCCAAGGCGTGAGCCTGAACCAGTACGTGCTCTATCTGCTCACCAAGGGCCAGGCGGAA contains:
- a CDS encoding type II toxin-antitoxin system HicB family antitoxin, whose amino-acid sequence is MARYPIEVFWSDEDEGYIAIAPDLPGASAWGRTEAEAIQELHTVIDLWIKAANKAGNLIPKPSNPADLSYSGKFPMRVPESSMPGPHARPGPRREPEPVRALSAHQGPGGTRQAGGMTRRR
- a CDS encoding type II toxin-antitoxin system HicA family toxin encodes the protein MTKREKLLAAIRSHPKAVRFEDACKAAEAIGPVRAGGKGSHMVYARAGEPVILNFQNRNGYIPPYQARRLIEMLDKYEG